From Microcystis aeruginosa NIES-2549, a single genomic window includes:
- a CDS encoding DUF5615 family PIN-like protein, with protein MTIWVDAHLSPAIATRISTKLEIEAVALRDLGPRDAEDTEIFQVAKAQRAIVMTKDSDFVDLVEQ; from the coding sequence ATGACAATTTGGGTTGACGCACATTTGTCTCCTGCAATTGCAACCCGGATTAGCACTAAACTTGAGATTGAAGCTGTGGCCTTGCGTGATCTTGGACCCAGAGATGCTGAAGATACTGAAATCTTTCAGGTTGCAAAAGCTCAAAGAGCTATCGTAATGACCAAAGACAGCGATTTTGTAGATTTAGTTGAGCAGTGA
- a CDS encoding DUF433 domain-containing protein, translated as MTVNPRQCGGRACIRGMRILGSDVLALFAAGLSAGEILDEIPDLEADDLKAALLYASRKLNHPVLVA; from the coding sequence ATTACAGTTAATCCTCGGCAGTGCGGTGGTCGTGCCTGTATTCGAGGAATGAGAATCCTGGGATCAGATGTGTTAGCTCTATTCGCGGCAGGTTTAAGTGCGGGAGAAATTCTAGATGAAATACCTGATCTTGAGGCAGATGATTTGAAAGCAGCGCTTTTATATGCCTCACGGAAGCTTAATCACCCAGTTTTAGTGGCATGA